A genome region from Labrys wisconsinensis includes the following:
- a CDS encoding MFS transporter, whose protein sequence is MTEALTLPGIRRGTITVLSFACGIAVANVYIVQPLLASIARDFAVSEGTAGLVATAAQIGYALGIGLVVPLADTASLRRLAFVLPAITAAALFLGALAPSASLLALITGILAVTTVLPQIIMPTAAALAAPGRSGRVVGAVSTGLILGILLSRVVSGALAELSGSWRTPFAVAGVLTAGLAVLLPPFMPARGGAAGDRLSYGALLASLPGLFRDHAAIRLSALLGASVFAAFAAFWSTLAFHLAAAPYHLGPAYAGLFGLLGAPGALLAPLAGRLSDRHGSHAANLVGLVCVAAAFLAFAAFGSHSLLAIVIGCNLLDCGVQSGQIANQARIFALGAAFRGRVNTIYMVCVFSGGAVGSLVGVNAYGAFGWAGVCAAGAGFIAIAAAGLAAGWRGQARRPEAL, encoded by the coding sequence ATGACCGAAGCCCTGACCCTGCCCGGCATCCGCCGCGGCACCATCACCGTGCTGTCCTTCGCCTGCGGCATCGCCGTCGCCAACGTCTACATCGTGCAGCCCCTGCTCGCATCGATCGCGCGCGACTTCGCCGTGTCCGAGGGCACGGCCGGGCTGGTGGCGACCGCGGCCCAGATCGGCTATGCCCTCGGCATCGGCCTGGTCGTGCCGCTCGCCGACACGGCCAGCCTGCGGCGCCTCGCCTTCGTGCTGCCGGCGATCACCGCCGCCGCCCTGTTCCTCGGCGCGCTGGCGCCGAGCGCCTCCCTGCTGGCCTTGATCACCGGCATTCTCGCCGTCACCACGGTCCTGCCGCAGATCATCATGCCGACCGCCGCCGCGCTTGCCGCGCCTGGCCGGAGCGGACGCGTCGTCGGCGCGGTCAGCACCGGCCTGATCCTCGGCATCCTCCTGTCGCGCGTGGTGTCCGGCGCCCTCGCCGAGCTCAGCGGCAGCTGGCGCACGCCCTTTGCCGTCGCCGGCGTCCTCACCGCGGGCCTGGCGGTGCTGCTGCCGCCCTTCATGCCGGCGCGCGGCGGCGCGGCGGGCGATCGCCTGTCCTATGGCGCCCTGCTCGCCTCCCTGCCCGGCCTGTTCCGCGACCATGCGGCGATCCGGCTCTCGGCGCTGCTCGGCGCCAGCGTGTTCGCCGCCTTCGCCGCCTTCTGGTCCACCCTCGCCTTCCACCTGGCGGCGGCCCCCTACCATCTCGGCCCGGCCTATGCCGGGCTGTTCGGCCTGCTCGGCGCACCCGGCGCCCTGCTCGCACCCCTGGCCGGCCGGCTCAGCGACCGTCACGGCTCCCATGCCGCCAATCTGGTCGGCCTCGTCTGCGTCGCAGCCGCCTTCCTGGCCTTCGCGGCCTTCGGCTCCCACTCGCTCCTGGCCATCGTCATCGGCTGCAACCTGCTCGACTGCGGCGTGCAGAGTGGCCAGATCGCCAACCAGGCGCGCATCTTCGCGCTCGGTGCCGCATTCCGTGGCCGGGTCAACACCATCTACATGGTCTGCGTGTTCTCCGGCGGCGCCGTCGGCTCCCTGGTCGGCGTCAACGCCTATGGCGCCTTCGGCTGGGCCGGGGTGTGCGCGGCCGGCGCCGGCTTCATCGCCATCGCGGCCGCGGGTCTCGCCGCCGGCTGGCGCGGACAGGCGCGACGCCCCGAGGCGCTCTGA
- a CDS encoding MFS transporter: protein MTSLPGTIDAQARPGGRGASLALLAFAQLVISLDINIVFVALPEIGTGLGFTARTLQWVVGAYTVFAGGFLLLGGRAADLLGQRRMFVTALGLYALSSLAGGLAWAPWVIVAARAVQGIGCALLFPATLSLINRLFAEGPERNRALAVWGGAGASGLTLGSLLGGFLTGAFGWPSVFFVNVVLAGAALAAAFAVIPPDGAGRARRGFDLPGAATITAGATLLVYALVEGPDRGWTAPDVVTAAALAAILLLAFTVIEARTADPLMPTRLLRNGSLVAAMTITFLYMATFGALPYFLTVLFQTLRGFGAVETGLAFLVPSLAIAAGTQLGERLAARLTVRGTLCAGMVVGAVGTAAMLPGVTQAGSYLAIVPGLVVSGIGQGVTWTAMWIAAAAGVDHGEQGVASGMASTTLNVGNAVGLAILIAAANAGTSGLAGEPLRAAMTAGVRLAFLLAAGGILAGLAVALALPRRP from the coding sequence ATGACATCCCTGCCCGGCACCATCGACGCACAGGCCCGTCCCGGCGGGCGCGGCGCCAGCCTGGCGTTGCTGGCCTTTGCCCAGCTCGTCATCTCGCTCGACATCAACATCGTCTTCGTGGCCCTCCCCGAGATCGGCACGGGGCTCGGCTTCACCGCCCGGACCCTGCAATGGGTGGTCGGCGCCTATACCGTCTTCGCCGGCGGCTTCCTGCTCCTCGGCGGCCGCGCCGCCGACCTCCTGGGCCAGCGCCGCATGTTCGTCACCGCCCTCGGGCTCTATGCCCTGTCGTCCCTGGCGGGCGGCCTCGCCTGGGCGCCGTGGGTGATCGTGGCGGCGCGGGCGGTGCAGGGTATCGGCTGCGCCCTGCTCTTTCCCGCGACGCTGTCGCTGATCAACCGCCTGTTCGCCGAGGGACCGGAGCGCAACCGCGCCCTGGCGGTCTGGGGCGGAGCCGGTGCCAGCGGGCTCACCCTCGGCTCGCTCCTCGGCGGCTTCCTCACCGGCGCCTTCGGCTGGCCCTCGGTGTTCTTCGTCAATGTCGTCCTCGCCGGCGCCGCGCTCGCGGCCGCCTTCGCCGTGATTCCGCCCGACGGCGCCGGCCGCGCGCGCCGCGGCTTCGACCTGCCGGGCGCCGCGACCATCACCGCCGGCGCCACCCTGCTCGTCTATGCCCTGGTGGAGGGCCCCGACCGGGGCTGGACGGCGCCCGACGTGGTGACGGCGGCGGCGCTCGCGGCGATCCTGCTCCTTGCCTTCACCGTGATCGAAGCGCGGACGGCGGATCCGCTGATGCCGACGAGGCTCCTGCGCAACGGCAGCCTGGTCGCCGCCATGACCATCACCTTCCTCTACATGGCGACCTTCGGCGCCCTGCCCTATTTCCTGACGGTGCTGTTCCAGACCCTTCGCGGCTTCGGCGCCGTGGAGACGGGCCTCGCCTTCCTCGTCCCTTCACTGGCCATCGCCGCCGGCACCCAGCTCGGCGAGCGGCTGGCCGCGCGCCTGACCGTCCGTGGCACGCTGTGCGCCGGCATGGTGGTCGGAGCCGTCGGCACGGCCGCGATGCTGCCGGGCGTGACGCAGGCCGGCTCCTATCTCGCCATCGTCCCCGGCCTGGTGGTCTCCGGCATCGGCCAGGGCGTCACCTGGACGGCGATGTGGATCGCCGCCGCGGCGGGCGTCGACCATGGCGAGCAGGGCGTCGCCTCCGGCATGGCCTCCACCACGCTCAATGTCGGCAATGCGGTCGGGCTGGCGATCCTGATCGCCGCGGCCAATGCCGGCACGAGCGGCCTCGCCGGTGAACCCTTGCGGGCGGCGATGACCGCAGGCGTGCGCCTGGCATTCCTGCTCGCCGCCGGCGGCATCCTGGCGGGGCTCGCCGTCGCCCTCGCCCTGCCGCGGCGGCCCTAA
- a CDS encoding COX15/CtaA family protein produces the protein MIASTDAAADGAAQVAHRRAIRIWLGVVALMVFAMVVVGGATRLTDSGLSIVEWKPVTGAVPPLSDTAWQAEFEKYQAIPQYRLLNQGMSLGEFKFIYWWEWSHRQLGRLIGIAFALPLAWFWWRGWLEPKLKPRLLALLALGGSQGALGWWMVASGLSERTDVSQYRLAMHMTLACIIFTAIVWVARSLAPGRERDAVAPGQRLVASALVVLVLAQIFLGGLVAGLNAGLSHNTWPLMDGYFIPPVADLYVMKPGWVNHFENVMTVQFQHRMMAYLVLAVLAWHAFSLRHAGAARRRAIALLAIGLTQVGIGIMTLLLMVPVWSGLLHQACAVMLLAMATVHAQAVHRDAEGRRPVGTPRLATADRTA, from the coding sequence ATGATCGCAAGCACCGATGCCGCAGCGGACGGCGCCGCGCAAGTGGCGCATCGCCGCGCCATCCGCATCTGGCTCGGGGTCGTCGCCCTCATGGTCTTCGCCATGGTGGTGGTCGGCGGCGCGACGCGACTGACCGATTCCGGCCTGTCGATCGTCGAGTGGAAGCCCGTCACCGGCGCGGTGCCGCCGCTCAGCGACACGGCGTGGCAGGCGGAGTTCGAGAAGTACCAGGCCATCCCGCAATATCGGCTGCTCAACCAGGGCATGAGCCTCGGCGAGTTCAAGTTCATCTATTGGTGGGAATGGAGCCACCGCCAGCTCGGCCGCCTGATCGGCATCGCCTTCGCCCTGCCGCTGGCCTGGTTCTGGTGGCGCGGCTGGCTGGAGCCGAAGCTGAAGCCGAGGCTGCTGGCCCTGCTGGCGCTCGGCGGCAGCCAGGGCGCGCTCGGCTGGTGGATGGTGGCCTCGGGCCTCTCCGAGCGCACCGACGTCTCGCAGTACCGCCTGGCCATGCACATGACGCTGGCCTGCATCATCTTCACCGCCATCGTCTGGGTGGCGCGCTCGCTGGCGCCGGGGCGCGAACGCGACGCCGTCGCGCCGGGCCAGCGGCTCGTGGCCTCCGCGCTGGTCGTCCTGGTGCTGGCGCAGATCTTCCTCGGCGGCCTGGTGGCCGGGCTCAATGCCGGCCTGTCGCACAACACCTGGCCGCTGATGGACGGGTATTTCATCCCGCCGGTCGCCGACCTCTATGTGATGAAGCCGGGCTGGGTGAACCATTTCGAGAACGTCATGACCGTGCAGTTCCAGCACCGGATGATGGCCTATCTCGTTCTTGCCGTGCTCGCCTGGCACGCTTTCTCGCTGCGCCATGCCGGCGCGGCCCGGCGACGGGCGATCGCGCTCCTCGCCATCGGCCTGACCCAGGTCGGCATCGGCATCATGACGCTGCTGCTGATGGTGCCGGTCTGGTCCGGCCTGCTGCACCAGGCCTGCGCGGTCATGCTCCTGGCCATGGCGACCGTGCATGCCCAGGCGGTGCATCGCGACGCCGAGGGCCGGCGGCCCGTCGGCACCCCGCGGCTGGCGACGGCCGACCGCACCGCCTAA
- a CDS encoding DUF2842 domain-containing protein produces the protein MRMRTRKLIGSITMIVFVIVYALMAMGLAQGRITEAAGWVQGLTYAVLGLAWVLPAALIIRWMEKPEKTR, from the coding sequence ATGAGGATGCGCACGCGCAAGCTGATCGGTTCCATCACGATGATCGTCTTCGTCATCGTCTACGCCCTCATGGCGATGGGTCTGGCGCAGGGGCGCATCACCGAGGCGGCGGGCTGGGTGCAGGGCCTCACCTACGCCGTGCTGGGCCTGGCCTGGGTCCTCCCGGCCGCGCTGATCATCCGCTGGATGGAGAAGCCGGAGAAGACGCGCTGA
- a CDS encoding transglutaminase-like cysteine peptidase — translation MRSSTVVSFAVSVCMLFTISPFVSAQAREVPADASPSSFARTGGAVKAPVGWTSFCAAQPEECRAGDGRALQVRMDAAAWRQLRQVDRLANHQIEGVADDEHYGIYKMGIINWWTYPDDGKGNCNDYVLLKRKLLVEAGWPKSALLLTVVLDHENKGHLVLTVRTDAGDLILDNMVDDILAWDETGYTFVKRQSAEDPNVWLEMEPGHAVAGVASLPASRD, via the coding sequence ATGCGTTCCTCGACTGTCGTCTCCTTCGCCGTTTCTGTTTGCATGCTGTTTACCATCAGCCCCTTCGTCTCGGCCCAGGCCCGCGAGGTGCCGGCCGACGCCTCGCCTTCGTCCTTCGCCCGGACCGGCGGAGCGGTGAAGGCGCCGGTCGGCTGGACCAGCTTCTGCGCAGCGCAGCCGGAGGAGTGCAGGGCCGGCGACGGACGGGCGCTGCAGGTCAGGATGGACGCGGCGGCCTGGCGCCAGCTGCGGCAGGTCGACCGCCTGGCCAATCACCAGATCGAGGGCGTCGCCGACGACGAGCATTACGGCATCTACAAGATGGGAATCATCAACTGGTGGACCTATCCCGACGACGGCAAGGGCAACTGCAACGACTATGTGCTGCTGAAGCGCAAGCTCCTGGTCGAGGCGGGATGGCCGAAATCGGCCCTGCTGCTCACCGTCGTCCTCGATCACGAGAACAAGGGACATCTGGTGCTGACCGTCCGCACCGATGCGGGCGATCTGATCCTCGACAACATGGTCGACGACATCCTGGCCTGGGACGAGACCGGCTACACCTTCGTCAAGCGCCAGTCGGCGGAGGATCCGAACGTGTGGCTCGAGATGGAGCCGGGCCATGCGGTCGCCGGCGTCGCCTCGCTGCCCGCGAGCCGCGACTGA
- a CDS encoding manganese efflux pump: MNWIFVVGLAIASSIDNVATGLAYGLRGMRIGTLSNLVIAAICFGFSLAGLELGAWLGSVLPGRLPSIASAFLLFGIGLRLVLWTMPRSTGAGPQAGQPPAGSPGIGLWETLALGVALSANALTNAVGAGLMALPAFDISASAAVGSFLAIAAGTALGRRARRLRFGPLSVERFSTALSGLILIGLAAASLAR, from the coding sequence ATGAACTGGATCTTTGTTGTCGGCCTCGCGATCGCGTCCAGCATCGACAATGTGGCGACCGGCCTCGCCTACGGGCTGCGAGGCATGCGCATCGGCACGCTCTCCAACCTGGTGATCGCCGCGATCTGCTTCGGCTTCAGCCTGGCGGGCCTGGAGCTCGGGGCCTGGCTCGGTTCGGTGCTGCCGGGCCGCCTGCCGAGCATCGCCAGCGCCTTCCTGCTCTTCGGCATCGGGCTGCGCCTGGTGCTGTGGACCATGCCGCGCAGCACCGGCGCCGGACCGCAGGCGGGGCAGCCGCCCGCCGGCTCGCCCGGGATCGGGCTGTGGGAGACGCTGGCCCTCGGCGTCGCCCTCTCGGCCAATGCCCTCACCAACGCGGTCGGCGCGGGATTGATGGCGCTGCCGGCCTTCGACATCTCGGCGAGCGCCGCGGTTGGCAGCTTCCTGGCCATCGCGGCCGGGACGGCGCTGGGGCGCCGGGCGCGCCGCCTGCGCTTCGGCCCGCTGTCGGTGGAGCGCTTCAGCACGGCGCTGAGCGGCCTGATCCTGATCGGCCTCGCCGCGGCCAGCCTGGCGCGATGA
- the uppP gene encoding undecaprenyl-diphosphatase UppP, with protein sequence MAEICTQGVDTGFAALGYARIAVLGVVQGITELLPISSTAHMRLVPALLGWQDPGSAFSAAMQLAALAAIVSYFWSDVRFVAVGSLDALSRRNWSAPALRLAVGIVIATIPIVIAGVLLSPVLNACGTSIRSLWVIGLACLVMAVLLALAELWASHRRKVERMSLVDALVVGVAQIGALIPGVSRSGSTLTAALFLGFSREEAARFSFLLGIPAIALAGLKELYVLHQAHISLHAWSVLIVGLVIASLSAFVTIWGLMRFLERFSTWPFVIYRAVLGIVILAGVLAAGWA encoded by the coding sequence ATGGCCGAGATCTGCACGCAAGGCGTCGACACCGGCTTCGCGGCGCTGGGCTATGCCCGGATCGCCGTGCTCGGCGTGGTCCAGGGCATCACCGAGCTGCTGCCGATCTCGTCCACCGCCCATATGCGCCTGGTGCCGGCGCTGCTCGGCTGGCAGGACCCGGGATCGGCGTTCTCGGCGGCGATGCAGCTCGCCGCGCTCGCCGCGATCGTCTCCTATTTCTGGAGCGACGTGCGATTCGTCGCCGTCGGATCGCTCGACGCCCTCAGCCGACGCAACTGGTCGGCGCCGGCTCTGCGCCTCGCCGTCGGCATCGTCATCGCCACGATCCCGATCGTCATTGCCGGCGTGCTGCTCTCGCCCGTGCTCAACGCCTGCGGAACCTCGATCCGCAGCCTCTGGGTCATCGGCCTCGCCTGCCTGGTCATGGCGGTCCTGCTGGCGCTGGCGGAGCTGTGGGCCAGCCACCGGCGCAAGGTCGAGCGCATGAGCCTCGTCGACGCGCTCGTGGTCGGGGTCGCCCAGATCGGCGCCCTGATCCCCGGCGTCTCCCGCTCCGGCTCGACCCTGACGGCGGCGCTCTTCCTCGGCTTCTCGCGCGAGGAGGCGGCGCGCTTCTCCTTCCTGCTCGGCATCCCCGCCATAGCGCTGGCGGGGCTGAAGGAGCTCTACGTCCTCCACCAGGCACACATCTCGCTGCACGCCTGGTCCGTGCTGATCGTCGGCCTGGTGATCGCCAGCCTCTCCGCCTTCGTCACAATCTGGGGGCTGATGCGCTTCCTCGAGCGCTTCTCGACCTGGCCCTTCGTGATCTATCGCGCCGTGCTCGGCATCGTCATCCTCGCCGGCGTGCTCGCGGCCGGCTGGGCCTGA
- a CDS encoding DUF1467 family protein, giving the protein MNIVLGLALYFVIWWTILFAVLPIGIRSQYEAGEVVPGSEGAAPEKPMLLKKALITTVLAAIIFGIVHLFMVEKIVSLDVFPGPTFHD; this is encoded by the coding sequence ATGAACATCGTCCTGGGACTGGCGCTCTATTTCGTCATCTGGTGGACCATCCTGTTCGCCGTCCTGCCGATCGGGATCCGGAGCCAGTACGAGGCCGGCGAGGTCGTGCCCGGCAGCGAGGGCGCCGCCCCGGAAAAGCCGATGCTCCTGAAGAAGGCGCTGATCACCACGGTGCTGGCCGCCATCATCTTCGGCATCGTGCATCTCTTCATGGTCGAGAAGATCGTGTCCCTCGACGTCTTCCCCGGCCCGACGTTCCACGACTGA
- a CDS encoding TfoX/Sxy family protein, producing MDQDHLRDLFAGFGPFSMRRLFGGLGLYADGLIFACVIRDEIRIKVDEVTAPAFEAAGARPWVYVHKTGGKPVTMPYWSLPEAALDDPEAAAGWARLGLEAARRAAAAKPAPKKRSAEAALGEVTPAPLGSMQRGASGKRR from the coding sequence GTGGATCAGGACCATCTGCGCGACCTCTTCGCAGGCTTCGGGCCGTTCTCGATGCGCAGGCTGTTCGGCGGCCTCGGCCTCTACGCCGACGGGCTGATCTTCGCCTGCGTCATCCGCGACGAGATCCGCATCAAGGTCGACGAGGTCACGGCGCCGGCGTTCGAGGCCGCCGGCGCGCGGCCCTGGGTCTATGTCCACAAGACCGGCGGCAAGCCGGTCACCATGCCCTACTGGAGCCTGCCGGAGGCGGCGCTGGACGATCCCGAGGCTGCCGCGGGCTGGGCGCGTCTGGGGCTGGAGGCGGCGCGGCGCGCCGCGGCCGCAAAGCCGGCGCCGAAGAAGCGCAGCGCCGAGGCCGCGCTCGGGGAGGTGACGCCGGCCCCGCTCGGGTCTATGCAACGCGGGGCTTCTGGAAAACGTCGATGA
- the sufA gene encoding Fe-S cluster assembly scaffold SufA — protein MSKTRPAFKVVSLTDAAADKIKAIMANADRPFEGVRVGVKNGGCAGMSYTMEYAETVNAHDEVVEDKGVKVLIDPKAVLFLLGTQMDYKTDKLAAQFVFNNPNQTSACGCGESVAITPAAADALPA, from the coding sequence GTGAGCAAGACCCGCCCGGCCTTCAAGGTCGTCTCCCTGACCGATGCCGCCGCCGACAAGATCAAGGCGATCATGGCCAATGCCGACCGGCCCTTCGAGGGCGTGCGTGTCGGCGTCAAGAACGGCGGCTGCGCCGGCATGTCCTACACGATGGAATATGCCGAGACCGTCAATGCCCATGACGAGGTGGTCGAGGACAAGGGCGTCAAGGTGCTGATCGATCCCAAGGCGGTGCTGTTCCTGCTCGGCACGCAGATGGACTACAAGACCGACAAGCTGGCGGCGCAGTTCGTGTTCAACAACCCGAATCAGACCTCCGCCTGCGGCTGCGGCGAATCGGTGGCGATCACGCCGGCCGCCGCGGACGCGCTCCCGGCCTGA
- a CDS encoding VOC family protein gives MPAVDRVLETALYVDDLGRATRFYQGVLGFTALFQDERLCAYDIGGKSVLLLFHRGSTLETVHLPGGVIPPHDGAGPIHIAFAVTAEALPQWEARLAETGVPIEGRTHWPKGGDSVYFRDPDGHLLELATPGIWRTY, from the coding sequence ATGCCGGCGGTCGACCGCGTGCTGGAGACGGCGCTCTATGTCGACGATCTCGGCCGGGCGACGCGGTTTTACCAGGGCGTCCTTGGTTTTACCGCCCTGTTCCAGGACGAACGGCTCTGCGCCTATGACATTGGCGGCAAAAGCGTCCTGCTGCTGTTCCATCGCGGCTCCACCCTGGAGACGGTGCATCTGCCCGGCGGCGTCATCCCGCCGCACGATGGCGCGGGGCCGATCCACATCGCCTTCGCGGTCACCGCCGAGGCCCTGCCGCAATGGGAGGCGCGCCTCGCCGAGACGGGCGTGCCGATCGAGGGCAGGACCCATTGGCCGAAGGGCGGCGACAGCGTCTATTTCCGCGACCCCGACGGGCACCTGCTGGAGCTGGCGACCCCCGGCATCTGGCGGACCTACTGA
- a CDS encoding SUF system Fe-S cluster assembly protein — MADGTMSEARPNAPAMTTAGALPPEEIDRMTDDIVAALKTVYDPEIPADIYELGLIYRIEISDDRRVAIDMTLTAPGCPVAGEMPGWVENAVATVQGVAEVQVTMVFDPPWDQSRMSDEARVALDMW, encoded by the coding sequence ATGGCTGACGGCACGATGAGCGAGGCGAGGCCGAACGCGCCGGCGATGACGACGGCGGGCGCGCTGCCGCCCGAAGAGATCGACCGCATGACCGACGACATCGTCGCGGCGCTCAAGACCGTCTACGACCCGGAGATCCCGGCCGACATCTACGAGCTCGGCCTGATCTACCGCATCGAGATCAGCGACGACCGCCGCGTCGCCATCGACATGACGCTGACCGCGCCGGGCTGCCCGGTCGCCGGCGAGATGCCGGGCTGGGTGGAGAACGCCGTCGCCACGGTCCAGGGCGTCGCCGAGGTGCAGGTCACCATGGTGTTCGATCCGCCGTGGGACCAGTCGCGCATGTCCGACGAGGCCCGCGTCGCCCTCGACATGTGGTGA
- a CDS encoding cysteine desulfurase yields the protein MDGTVSDISKVAPYDLARVRAEFPALALEVYGKPLVYLDNGASAQKPRAVIERMVHAYEHEYANVHRGLHYLANAATEAYEAGRESVRRFLNAPAADQIVFARSATEAINLVAASMGRLLDIGEGDEIVLSIMEHHSNIVPWHFHRERRGAVIKWAPVRDDGSFDLEAFERLLGPRTKMVAITHMSNVLGTVTPLKEIVRLAHERGIPVLADGSQGAVHLDVDVQDLDVDFYAFTGHKVYGPTGIGVLYGKKRWLDEMPPFNGGGEMIGEVTLDTITYAAPPHRFEAGTPPIVEAIGLGAAVDYMMALGRGAIRSHEERLRDYAHERLSRINSIRIFGEAPGKGAIVSFEMKNAHAHDVATVIDRQGVAVRAGTHCAQPLLARYGVTSTCRASFGLYNTVEEVDALAEALVRAQAFFA from the coding sequence ATGGACGGCACGGTCTCCGACATCTCGAAGGTGGCTCCCTACGACCTCGCCCGCGTGCGGGCCGAGTTTCCGGCCCTGGCGCTCGAGGTCTACGGCAAGCCGCTGGTCTATCTCGACAACGGCGCCTCGGCCCAGAAGCCGCGCGCCGTGATCGAGAGGATGGTGCACGCCTACGAGCACGAATACGCCAACGTCCATCGCGGCCTGCACTATCTCGCCAATGCGGCGACGGAGGCCTACGAGGCCGGGCGCGAGAGCGTGCGCAGGTTCCTCAACGCCCCGGCCGCCGACCAGATCGTGTTCGCGCGCTCGGCCACCGAGGCGATCAACCTCGTCGCCGCCTCGATGGGGCGCCTGCTCGATATCGGCGAGGGCGACGAGATCGTGCTCTCGATCATGGAGCACCATTCCAACATCGTGCCCTGGCATTTCCACCGCGAGCGCCGCGGCGCGGTGATCAAATGGGCGCCGGTACGCGACGACGGCTCCTTCGACCTGGAGGCGTTCGAGCGCCTGCTCGGACCCCGCACCAAGATGGTGGCGATCACCCACATGTCGAACGTGCTCGGCACGGTGACGCCGCTGAAGGAGATCGTCCGCCTCGCCCATGAGCGCGGCATCCCGGTGCTGGCCGACGGCAGCCAGGGCGCGGTGCATCTCGACGTCGACGTTCAGGATCTCGACGTCGATTTCTACGCCTTCACCGGCCACAAGGTGTACGGGCCGACCGGCATCGGCGTGCTCTATGGCAAGAAGCGCTGGCTGGACGAGATGCCGCCGTTCAACGGCGGCGGCGAGATGATCGGCGAGGTGACGCTCGACACCATCACCTATGCCGCGCCGCCGCACCGCTTCGAGGCCGGCACGCCGCCGATCGTCGAGGCGATCGGCCTCGGCGCGGCCGTGGACTACATGATGGCGCTCGGGCGCGGCGCCATCCGCAGCCACGAGGAGCGGCTGCGCGACTATGCCCATGAGCGGCTGTCGCGCATCAACTCGATCCGCATCTTCGGCGAGGCGCCGGGCAAGGGCGCCATCGTCTCCTTCGAGATGAAGAACGCCCATGCCCACGACGTGGCGACGGTCATCGACCGGCAGGGGGTGGCGGTTCGCGCCGGCACCCATTGCGCCCAGCCGCTGTTGGCGCGATATGGAGTGACCTCGACCTGCCGGGCCTCGTTCGGGCTCTACAACACGGTCGAGGAGGTCGACGCGCTGGCCGAGGCCTTGGTCAGAGCCCAGGCGTTCTTCGCCTGA
- the sufD gene encoding Fe-S cluster assembly protein SufD gives MAEITVIKTPAEAALAEAFGAALDALPGTAAVRSLREEAFGAFSRAGLPHRRVEEWKYTDLRTLMREARPLAAPPDAIALDRARLTSEALRQHAHLRLTLVDGSFAPSLSDVGLLPAGVRFLPLAEALASGDALVAGRLGAQAVDNAAVALNAAFMTDGFVLAVDAGVSVELPVLLQHVQTSPEGRAVYARSLIVLGEGASLTLVDTYEGAEGAANQTNIVIEVSLGDRARLERIAIQTESLQTLHLATLTASLGARAELVSFALGAGAAVARSQLFVAYAGDHATASLGGATLLAGKRHADTTLVVDHAALNGTSRELFKAVLDGDSRSVFQGKIVVRPGAQKTDGKMMSQAILLSDGAEVDNKPELEIFADDVVCGHGATCGALDEDLLFYCKARGIPQAEAEAILLQAFVGEAVEAIGSEAVRGGVMAIAERWLAARV, from the coding sequence ATGGCCGAGATCACCGTCATCAAGACCCCGGCCGAGGCGGCGCTGGCCGAAGCCTTCGGCGCGGCGCTCGACGCCCTGCCGGGCACCGCCGCCGTGCGCAGCCTGCGCGAGGAGGCCTTCGGCGCCTTCTCCCGCGCCGGCCTGCCGCATCGCCGCGTCGAGGAGTGGAAATACACCGACCTGCGCACGCTGATGCGCGAGGCCCGGCCGCTCGCCGCCCCGCCCGATGCGATCGCCCTCGACAGGGCGCGCCTGACGTCCGAGGCCCTGCGCCAGCACGCGCATCTGCGCCTGACCCTGGTCGACGGCAGCTTCGCGCCGTCGCTCTCGGATGTCGGGCTGCTGCCCGCGGGCGTGCGCTTCCTGCCGCTCGCCGAGGCGCTGGCCTCGGGCGACGCGCTGGTCGCCGGCCGCCTCGGCGCCCAGGCGGTGGACAATGCGGCGGTGGCGCTCAACGCCGCCTTCATGACGGACGGCTTCGTGCTGGCCGTCGACGCCGGCGTCAGCGTCGAGCTGCCGGTGCTGCTCCAGCACGTCCAGACCAGCCCGGAGGGCCGGGCGGTCTATGCCCGCTCGCTGATCGTGCTGGGCGAGGGTGCCTCGCTCACCCTGGTCGACACCTATGAGGGGGCCGAGGGCGCCGCCAATCAGACCAACATCGTCATCGAGGTCTCCCTCGGCGACCGCGCCCGGCTGGAGCGCATCGCCATCCAGACCGAGAGCCTGCAGACCCTGCACCTCGCCACGCTGACCGCCTCGCTCGGGGCTCGGGCGGAGCTCGTCAGCTTCGCCCTCGGTGCCGGCGCGGCGGTGGCCCGGAGCCAGCTCTTCGTCGCCTATGCCGGCGACCACGCCACCGCCTCCCTCGGCGGCGCCACGCTGCTGGCGGGCAAGCGCCATGCCGACACCACGCTGGTGGTCGACCATGCCGCCCTCAACGGCACCAGCCGCGAATTGTTCAAGGCGGTGCTCGACGGCGACAGCCGCTCGGTGTTCCAGGGCAAGATCGTGGTGCGGCCGGGCGCCCAGAAGACCGACGGCAAGATGATGAGCCAGGCCATCCTGCTCTCCGACGGCGCCGAGGTCGACAACAAGCCGGAGCTGGAGATCTTCGCCGACGACGTGGTCTGCGGCCACGGCGCCACCTGCGGCGCCCTGGACGAGGACCTCCTGTTCTACTGCAAGGCGCGCGGCATCCCGCAGGCCGAGGCCGAGGCGATCCTGCTGCAGGCCTTCGTCGGCGAGGCGGTCGAGGCGATCGGCAGCGAGGCGGTGCGGGGTGGCGTGATGGCCATCGCCGAGCGCTGGCTCGCCGCCCGGGTGTGA